A DNA window from Anoplolepis gracilipes chromosome 13, ASM4749672v1, whole genome shotgun sequence contains the following coding sequences:
- the Mekk1 gene encoding mitogen-activated protein kinase kinase kinase 4 isoform X1, translated as MSRLVKSNHAMKIPGYESTDEEDADYGSKADSSNEFEESLHAMSDIYGQTPPRTRLSRKKRHMKHKFSGSDIKSIEKETRPKTTIRRRNTLDTIIFNEMCDKADKDREDETKEDVKDGSRKCKRILKLLRGNERDLKLDVEAAYNYAEKHSSDVATVSTPNQIKVETKNRFRCLRSKPVDVEEKKVEREINERSVLINEENLRAQSPRTQSLKEREIFHDTFSFLIKLGSTERNCRRQMSHEESRWQNELKDLIWLELQAHHADRSPMAQDEYLCRQREAVESLLTEIMEYRYDPMAYAQEGGCSPGDIVSDRSINLGSSPNIELGVCPGCLSMYCRACAREQGEALQQVEALLARLEAAEALYPSCQAFASNYPLYKSPEFTDRVKAMCLWYNMTKHHRLKLQILGRLLMMLHSKKKQEDFNDSGISSRSSDTVDSSERQSMVRFELPQQDETSSPSDSNNSNNSSVGGLSFISQSLPPTPEISFSYVEDERVDRLDFYLVEFDRHAYRKYIEDVLKTRGLRKSLNFLDRLHTSILRKARLTLEKNGGCDSNANEEYEGDKELRRYGIWSPEAKELNLPSYRAAFMFLSRVPLDVVHEFLRMRLEQKPEQPSPLSVRQLMRELREGLRIACIHRDRFAAHSCAAVASEETGCESLFQEDVKYFDESLKAVFEVYLDYLQQWVDMVQHDSFHKNLIMDEWLFVKSIAGNISDGYKIAGVKFYEIARTMIKQVNEFLTERTREICENVGEKEDDELFCNETQFRFHLFVGREWQGMFVEAREKIVKSINLAKCLKRDIEKWPVVDQKLEESLKLLKDTVLDLRHRITVVIEDFQVDVDEVEQSNIENDQTPLRSRIREILHQAYKMGFEFHKEMCKLFSLEEKAILARGLVSFALLWMEFVRTRCERGRGLRPRWANQGLEFLITVCEPHNTKHLTDQEFEELKTCMDRCISHVVGTVSVTGSTPETENLRKLSRSRASSPSHGRIRTTSISISQKPRENLKSPELLVNAKKASSSSMVDGSLLMIVNTSEQSMQRHERTIRAIKKMESELDTRLRSRELIGQVTDRKGVDRVHIKVRRVTFTWQRGIKIGQGRFGKVYTVVNNQTGELLAMKEVQLQPGDHRAIRRVAEELQIFEGIQHQHLVRYYGLEIHREEMLIFMEFCAEGTLESLVAGSGNGLPESLVRKYTYQLLSAVAALHSHGIVHRDIKTANIFLTNEGNCLKLGDFGSAVQIKAHTTMPGELQGFVGTQAYMAPEVFMKSESGGHGRAVDIWSVGCCIIEMASGRRPWSDYDSNYQIMFKVGMGETPTLPKNLSAEGIDLVKKCLQHDPKRRSTANTLLAHSFALGEYEDVNADLTMPRY; from the exons CCGAAGACAACTATTCGAAGGCGCAACACCCTGGACACTATTATCTTCAACGAAATGTGCGATAAAGCGGACAAAGATCGCGAGGACGAGACGAAGGAGGACGTGAAGGATGGCAGCAGAAAGTGCAAaaggattttaaaattattgcgcGGCAATGAAAGAGATTTAAAGCTCGATGTTGAAGCTGCGTATAATTATGCCGAAAAACACAGTAGCGATGTGGCAACGGTGTCGACGCCGAATCAAATCAAg GTTGAGACTAAAAATAGATTTCGCTGTTTGCGGTCCAAGCCAGTTGATGTGGAAGAGAAAAAGGTGGAGCgagaaattaatgaaagaagCGTGTTGATTAACGAAGAGAATTTACGTGCGCAATCGCCGAGGACGCAAAgcttgaaagagagagaaatatttcacgacactttttcatttttaattaaattg ggAAGTACGGAACGAAATTGTCGTCGTCAAATGAGTCACGAAGAAAGCAGGTGGCAAAACGAATTAAAGGATCTGATATGGCTTGAACTACAGGCGCATCATGCAGATCGTAGCCCGATGGCGCAGGATGAATATTTATGCCGTCAACGCGAGGCAGTAGAGTCTCTACTTACAGAAATAATGGAGTACAg GTACGATCCTATGGCGTATGCACAAGAAGGAGGTTGCAGTCCTGGCGACATTGTGAGCGATCGATCCATAAATCTTGGTTCCAGTCCAAACATCGAACTGGGTGTTTGTCCGGGTTGTCTTTCCATGTATTGCCGTGCATGCGCTCGTGAACAGGGAGAAGCGTTACAACAAGTAGAAGCTCTATTAGCTCGTCTGGAAGCAGCGGAAGCCTTGTATCCGTCTTGCCAGGCGTTTGCTTCTAATTATCCGTTATATAAGAGCCCAGAATTCACTGACAGAGTGAAAGCTATGTGTCTTTGGTACAACATGACAAAACATCATCGGCTCAAGTTACAGATATTAGGCAGATTGCTCATGATGCTGCATAGTAAGAAGAAACAGGAAGATTTTAACGACTCCGGCATCAG TTCGCGATCTTCAGATACCGTCGATTCTTCAGAACGACAATCCATGGTGCGGTTCGAGCTACCTCAACAGGACGAAACTTCCAGTCCCTCTGACAgcaataatagtaataattctTCAGTAGGAGGTTTATCCTTCATATCGCAGTCACTGCCACCTACTCCGGAAATTTCGTTTTCATATGTGGAAGATGAAAGAGTCGATAGACTCGATTTTTATTTGGTTGAATTTGATCGACACGCTTACag AAAGTACATCGAGGATGTATTGAAAACAAGAGGTCTCaggaaaagtttaaatttccTGGATCGACTGCATACGTCTATCTTGAGAAAAGCGAGATTaactttggaaaaaaatgGAGGATGTGATAGCAATGCAAATGAAGAATACGAAGGTGACAAAGAGCTACGACGATATGGTATTTGGAGTCCCGAAGCAAAGGAATTAAATTTACCATCGTATAg gGCAGCTTTTATGTTTCTCTCGCGCGTGCCATTGGATGTGGTTCACGAATTTCTAAGAATGAGATTAGAACAGAAGCCAGAACAGCCGAGTCCGTTGTCGGTTCGACAGCTCATGCGAGAGCTTCGGGAGGGTCTCAGAATCGCTTGTATTCATCGTGACCGGTTCGCTGCACACTCTTGCGCTGCTGTCGCCAGCGAGGAAACTGGCTGCGAAAGTTTGTTCCAGGAAGACGTCAAGTATTTCGATGAGAGCCTGAAAGCTGTGTTTGAAGTTTATTTAGATTATCTTCAGCAGTGGGTGGACATGGTACAGCACGACAGCTTTCACAAAAATCTAATTATGGATGAATGGTTGTTTGTTAAGTCCATTGCTGGAAACATAAGTGATGGATACAAGATTGCTGGCGTAAAATTCTA cGAAATTGCACGTACGATGATCAAGCAAGTTAATGAATTTCTTACCGAACGGACTCGCGAGATCTGCGAAAACGtaggagaaaaagaagatgacGAATTATTTTGCAA TGAAACACAGTTCAGATTCCATTTGTTTGTGGGCCGTGAGTGGCAGGGAATGTTTGTAGAGGCTCGGGAAAAGATCGTGAAGAGTATCAATCTCGCTAAATGTTTGAAACGCGATATTGAGAAATGGCCAGTCGTCGATCAGAAGTTAGAAGAATCATTGAAACTGTTGAAG gataCAGTCCTAGATTTAAGACATCGCATAACGGTAGTAATCGAGGACTTTCAAGTAGATGTTGATGAAGTGGAGCAATCGAATATCGAGAATGACCAAACACCTTTACGTTCGAGGATTCGCGAGATTCTTCATCAAGCTTATAAGATGGGCTTCGAGTTTCATAAGGAGATGTGCAAACTGTTCTCACTAGAAGAAAAAGCCATTCTAGCACGAGGTCTAGTATCGTTCGCGTTGTTGTGGATGGAGTTTGTAAGAACGCGATGCGAGCGTGGTCGCGGATTAAGACCCAGATGGGCGAACCAAGGTCTAGAATTCTTGATAACGGTCTGTGAACCGCATAATACGAAACATCTCACAGATCAGGAATTTGAAGAGTTGAAGACATGCATGGATCGATGCATATCTCACGTGGTGGGAACTGTATCGGTTACAGGATCGACGCCGGAAACAGAAA ATTTAAGAAAACTATCACGATCAAGAGCTTCATCGCCGAGTCATGGTCGCATTAGAACCACGAGCATTAGCATTTCTCAAAAACCACGAGAAAATCTGAAATCACCTGAACTATTGGTTAATGCAAAGAAAGCTAGCTCTTCGAGTATGGTTGACGGAAGTCTTTTGATGATAGTAAACACATCTGAACAGAGCATGCAAAGGCATGAGAGAACTATTCGTGCTATCAAAAAAATGGAGAGTGAGCTCGACACAAGACTGAGGAGTCGAGAACTCATCGGACAAGTCACCGATAGAAAAGGAGTCGATAGAGTTCATATCAAGGTGCGAAGAGTTACATTTACGTGGCAGAGAGGTATTAAGATAG GCCAAGGAAGGTTCGGCAAAGTATACACAGTAGTAAACAACCAAACAGGTGAACTGCTAGCCATGAAAGAGGTGCAGCTGCAACCTGGCGATCACAGAGCGATCAGGCGAGTTGCTGAGGAGTTACAGATATTCGAGGGAATCCAGCATCAACATTTAGTGCGATATTATGGACTAGAAATTCACCGT GAGGAGATGTTGATCTTTATGGAATTCTGCGCGGAGGGAACTCTCGAGAGTTTGGTGGCTGGTAGCGGTAACGGATTACCAGAATCTTTGGTCAGAAAATATACTTATCAACTCCTTTCGGCTGTAGCAGCGCTACATTCTCACGGAATAGTTCAtcgagatattaaaa ctgcaaatatctttttaacgaATGAAGGCAATTGCCTGAAACTTGGTGACTTTGGTAGCGCGGTGCAGATTAAAGCGCATACAACGATGCCTGGGGAACTTCAAGGTTTTGTTGGCACTCAAG cttACATGGCACCAGAAGTATTTATGAAGTCTGAAAGTGGTGGACATGGAAGAGCTGTCGATATTTGGTCAGTTGGTTGCTGCATCATTGAAATGGCGAGCGGACGACGGCCTTGGTCGGATTACGACtcgaattatcaaattatgttTAAG GTTGGAATGGGAGAAACACCGACACTTCCTAAGAATCTTTCTGCAGAAGGCATTGATCTCGTAAAGAAATGCCTGCAACATGATCCGAAGAGAAGGTCGACTGCGAATACACTTCTTGCACATTCTTTCGCGCTAGGAGAATATGAGGACGTCAATGCTGACTTGACGATGCCGCGATATTAA
- the Mekk1 gene encoding mitogen-activated protein kinase kinase kinase 4 isoform X2 has protein sequence MSDIYGQTPPRTRLSRKKRHMKHKFSGSDIKSIEKETRPKTTIRRRNTLDTIIFNEMCDKADKDREDETKEDVKDGSRKCKRILKLLRGNERDLKLDVEAAYNYAEKHSSDVATVSTPNQIKVETKNRFRCLRSKPVDVEEKKVEREINERSVLINEENLRAQSPRTQSLKEREIFHDTFSFLIKLGSTERNCRRQMSHEESRWQNELKDLIWLELQAHHADRSPMAQDEYLCRQREAVESLLTEIMEYRYDPMAYAQEGGCSPGDIVSDRSINLGSSPNIELGVCPGCLSMYCRACAREQGEALQQVEALLARLEAAEALYPSCQAFASNYPLYKSPEFTDRVKAMCLWYNMTKHHRLKLQILGRLLMMLHSKKKQEDFNDSGISSRSSDTVDSSERQSMVRFELPQQDETSSPSDSNNSNNSSVGGLSFISQSLPPTPEISFSYVEDERVDRLDFYLVEFDRHAYRKYIEDVLKTRGLRKSLNFLDRLHTSILRKARLTLEKNGGCDSNANEEYEGDKELRRYGIWSPEAKELNLPSYRAAFMFLSRVPLDVVHEFLRMRLEQKPEQPSPLSVRQLMRELREGLRIACIHRDRFAAHSCAAVASEETGCESLFQEDVKYFDESLKAVFEVYLDYLQQWVDMVQHDSFHKNLIMDEWLFVKSIAGNISDGYKIAGVKFYEIARTMIKQVNEFLTERTREICENVGEKEDDELFCNETQFRFHLFVGREWQGMFVEAREKIVKSINLAKCLKRDIEKWPVVDQKLEESLKLLKDTVLDLRHRITVVIEDFQVDVDEVEQSNIENDQTPLRSRIREILHQAYKMGFEFHKEMCKLFSLEEKAILARGLVSFALLWMEFVRTRCERGRGLRPRWANQGLEFLITVCEPHNTKHLTDQEFEELKTCMDRCISHVVGTVSVTGSTPETENLRKLSRSRASSPSHGRIRTTSISISQKPRENLKSPELLVNAKKASSSSMVDGSLLMIVNTSEQSMQRHERTIRAIKKMESELDTRLRSRELIGQVTDRKGVDRVHIKVRRVTFTWQRGIKIGQGRFGKVYTVVNNQTGELLAMKEVQLQPGDHRAIRRVAEELQIFEGIQHQHLVRYYGLEIHREEMLIFMEFCAEGTLESLVAGSGNGLPESLVRKYTYQLLSAVAALHSHGIVHRDIKTANIFLTNEGNCLKLGDFGSAVQIKAHTTMPGELQGFVGTQAYMAPEVFMKSESGGHGRAVDIWSVGCCIIEMASGRRPWSDYDSNYQIMFKVGMGETPTLPKNLSAEGIDLVKKCLQHDPKRRSTANTLLAHSFALGEYEDVNADLTMPRY, from the exons CCGAAGACAACTATTCGAAGGCGCAACACCCTGGACACTATTATCTTCAACGAAATGTGCGATAAAGCGGACAAAGATCGCGAGGACGAGACGAAGGAGGACGTGAAGGATGGCAGCAGAAAGTGCAAaaggattttaaaattattgcgcGGCAATGAAAGAGATTTAAAGCTCGATGTTGAAGCTGCGTATAATTATGCCGAAAAACACAGTAGCGATGTGGCAACGGTGTCGACGCCGAATCAAATCAAg GTTGAGACTAAAAATAGATTTCGCTGTTTGCGGTCCAAGCCAGTTGATGTGGAAGAGAAAAAGGTGGAGCgagaaattaatgaaagaagCGTGTTGATTAACGAAGAGAATTTACGTGCGCAATCGCCGAGGACGCAAAgcttgaaagagagagaaatatttcacgacactttttcatttttaattaaattg ggAAGTACGGAACGAAATTGTCGTCGTCAAATGAGTCACGAAGAAAGCAGGTGGCAAAACGAATTAAAGGATCTGATATGGCTTGAACTACAGGCGCATCATGCAGATCGTAGCCCGATGGCGCAGGATGAATATTTATGCCGTCAACGCGAGGCAGTAGAGTCTCTACTTACAGAAATAATGGAGTACAg GTACGATCCTATGGCGTATGCACAAGAAGGAGGTTGCAGTCCTGGCGACATTGTGAGCGATCGATCCATAAATCTTGGTTCCAGTCCAAACATCGAACTGGGTGTTTGTCCGGGTTGTCTTTCCATGTATTGCCGTGCATGCGCTCGTGAACAGGGAGAAGCGTTACAACAAGTAGAAGCTCTATTAGCTCGTCTGGAAGCAGCGGAAGCCTTGTATCCGTCTTGCCAGGCGTTTGCTTCTAATTATCCGTTATATAAGAGCCCAGAATTCACTGACAGAGTGAAAGCTATGTGTCTTTGGTACAACATGACAAAACATCATCGGCTCAAGTTACAGATATTAGGCAGATTGCTCATGATGCTGCATAGTAAGAAGAAACAGGAAGATTTTAACGACTCCGGCATCAG TTCGCGATCTTCAGATACCGTCGATTCTTCAGAACGACAATCCATGGTGCGGTTCGAGCTACCTCAACAGGACGAAACTTCCAGTCCCTCTGACAgcaataatagtaataattctTCAGTAGGAGGTTTATCCTTCATATCGCAGTCACTGCCACCTACTCCGGAAATTTCGTTTTCATATGTGGAAGATGAAAGAGTCGATAGACTCGATTTTTATTTGGTTGAATTTGATCGACACGCTTACag AAAGTACATCGAGGATGTATTGAAAACAAGAGGTCTCaggaaaagtttaaatttccTGGATCGACTGCATACGTCTATCTTGAGAAAAGCGAGATTaactttggaaaaaaatgGAGGATGTGATAGCAATGCAAATGAAGAATACGAAGGTGACAAAGAGCTACGACGATATGGTATTTGGAGTCCCGAAGCAAAGGAATTAAATTTACCATCGTATAg gGCAGCTTTTATGTTTCTCTCGCGCGTGCCATTGGATGTGGTTCACGAATTTCTAAGAATGAGATTAGAACAGAAGCCAGAACAGCCGAGTCCGTTGTCGGTTCGACAGCTCATGCGAGAGCTTCGGGAGGGTCTCAGAATCGCTTGTATTCATCGTGACCGGTTCGCTGCACACTCTTGCGCTGCTGTCGCCAGCGAGGAAACTGGCTGCGAAAGTTTGTTCCAGGAAGACGTCAAGTATTTCGATGAGAGCCTGAAAGCTGTGTTTGAAGTTTATTTAGATTATCTTCAGCAGTGGGTGGACATGGTACAGCACGACAGCTTTCACAAAAATCTAATTATGGATGAATGGTTGTTTGTTAAGTCCATTGCTGGAAACATAAGTGATGGATACAAGATTGCTGGCGTAAAATTCTA cGAAATTGCACGTACGATGATCAAGCAAGTTAATGAATTTCTTACCGAACGGACTCGCGAGATCTGCGAAAACGtaggagaaaaagaagatgacGAATTATTTTGCAA TGAAACACAGTTCAGATTCCATTTGTTTGTGGGCCGTGAGTGGCAGGGAATGTTTGTAGAGGCTCGGGAAAAGATCGTGAAGAGTATCAATCTCGCTAAATGTTTGAAACGCGATATTGAGAAATGGCCAGTCGTCGATCAGAAGTTAGAAGAATCATTGAAACTGTTGAAG gataCAGTCCTAGATTTAAGACATCGCATAACGGTAGTAATCGAGGACTTTCAAGTAGATGTTGATGAAGTGGAGCAATCGAATATCGAGAATGACCAAACACCTTTACGTTCGAGGATTCGCGAGATTCTTCATCAAGCTTATAAGATGGGCTTCGAGTTTCATAAGGAGATGTGCAAACTGTTCTCACTAGAAGAAAAAGCCATTCTAGCACGAGGTCTAGTATCGTTCGCGTTGTTGTGGATGGAGTTTGTAAGAACGCGATGCGAGCGTGGTCGCGGATTAAGACCCAGATGGGCGAACCAAGGTCTAGAATTCTTGATAACGGTCTGTGAACCGCATAATACGAAACATCTCACAGATCAGGAATTTGAAGAGTTGAAGACATGCATGGATCGATGCATATCTCACGTGGTGGGAACTGTATCGGTTACAGGATCGACGCCGGAAACAGAAA ATTTAAGAAAACTATCACGATCAAGAGCTTCATCGCCGAGTCATGGTCGCATTAGAACCACGAGCATTAGCATTTCTCAAAAACCACGAGAAAATCTGAAATCACCTGAACTATTGGTTAATGCAAAGAAAGCTAGCTCTTCGAGTATGGTTGACGGAAGTCTTTTGATGATAGTAAACACATCTGAACAGAGCATGCAAAGGCATGAGAGAACTATTCGTGCTATCAAAAAAATGGAGAGTGAGCTCGACACAAGACTGAGGAGTCGAGAACTCATCGGACAAGTCACCGATAGAAAAGGAGTCGATAGAGTTCATATCAAGGTGCGAAGAGTTACATTTACGTGGCAGAGAGGTATTAAGATAG GCCAAGGAAGGTTCGGCAAAGTATACACAGTAGTAAACAACCAAACAGGTGAACTGCTAGCCATGAAAGAGGTGCAGCTGCAACCTGGCGATCACAGAGCGATCAGGCGAGTTGCTGAGGAGTTACAGATATTCGAGGGAATCCAGCATCAACATTTAGTGCGATATTATGGACTAGAAATTCACCGT GAGGAGATGTTGATCTTTATGGAATTCTGCGCGGAGGGAACTCTCGAGAGTTTGGTGGCTGGTAGCGGTAACGGATTACCAGAATCTTTGGTCAGAAAATATACTTATCAACTCCTTTCGGCTGTAGCAGCGCTACATTCTCACGGAATAGTTCAtcgagatattaaaa ctgcaaatatctttttaacgaATGAAGGCAATTGCCTGAAACTTGGTGACTTTGGTAGCGCGGTGCAGATTAAAGCGCATACAACGATGCCTGGGGAACTTCAAGGTTTTGTTGGCACTCAAG cttACATGGCACCAGAAGTATTTATGAAGTCTGAAAGTGGTGGACATGGAAGAGCTGTCGATATTTGGTCAGTTGGTTGCTGCATCATTGAAATGGCGAGCGGACGACGGCCTTGGTCGGATTACGACtcgaattatcaaattatgttTAAG GTTGGAATGGGAGAAACACCGACACTTCCTAAGAATCTTTCTGCAGAAGGCATTGATCTCGTAAAGAAATGCCTGCAACATGATCCGAAGAGAAGGTCGACTGCGAATACACTTCTTGCACATTCTTTCGCGCTAGGAGAATATGAGGACGTCAATGCTGACTTGACGATGCCGCGATATTAA